In Labilibaculum sp. DW002, one DNA window encodes the following:
- a CDS encoding CsgG/HfaB family protein, which translates to MFKRLRYLYSLIIILPFINGCVPYFNQPLSEQRAELGAETPARKSLVNLPEPKEKMVAAVYKFRDQTGQYKPSATGANWSTAVTQGTTSILLKAIEESGWFIPIEREGLSNLLNERKIIRSSRANYAGQSEKSQLLPPLLFAGLVLEGGVISYDANVLTGGAGLKYFGAGASGQYRQDRVTVYLRAISTSNGRILKTVYTSKMILSQKLDASVFRYVKFKRLLEAEVGFTYNEPSEMAVKEAIEKAVESLIIEGVIEGLWDLKNPEDVNSDVVTAYVESKEDNQGSDFFDQLITPRRRNFGLGFNAGSWLYMGDYSHTEMEAAGGVSLLYDTQSALQFGLNFSRGDLATTESFQRTYNSLDVTAKYRLLPYKDWTPYIEGGLGVFSQQEKSAYTIDLSNSIYTQALYGAGVEFLFNDRLGLNLSIINHYIFNDKIDGLKQGNYNDYFWEGKIGLNFYFDKIWDTSKKKKNRKEKIRKKQKEKPISTE; encoded by the coding sequence ATGTTTAAACGTCTACGCTATTTATATAGCCTTATTATAATTTTACCTTTTATTAATGGTTGTGTACCTTACTTTAATCAACCTCTTTCGGAGCAAAGGGCAGAACTTGGTGCTGAAACTCCTGCAAGAAAGAGCTTAGTTAATTTGCCAGAGCCAAAAGAAAAAATGGTTGCTGCAGTTTATAAATTTAGAGATCAAACAGGACAATATAAACCATCTGCTACTGGAGCCAATTGGTCTACTGCGGTAACACAAGGAACTACTTCCATACTTTTAAAAGCAATCGAAGAATCTGGTTGGTTTATTCCAATCGAAAGAGAAGGCTTATCCAATTTGCTTAATGAGAGAAAAATAATTCGATCGAGCCGAGCTAATTATGCAGGACAAAGCGAAAAGTCACAACTATTACCACCACTTTTATTTGCAGGATTAGTTCTCGAAGGAGGTGTTATTAGTTACGATGCAAATGTGCTTACAGGAGGAGCTGGATTAAAATATTTTGGGGCAGGAGCTTCTGGGCAGTACAGACAAGATCGTGTTACGGTTTATCTCCGTGCTATTTCTACAAGTAATGGTCGGATTTTAAAAACTGTCTATACATCTAAGATGATTCTTTCTCAGAAATTAGATGCTAGTGTATTTAGATATGTCAAATTTAAACGATTATTGGAAGCAGAAGTTGGTTTTACCTACAATGAGCCATCTGAAATGGCAGTTAAAGAAGCTATTGAGAAGGCTGTTGAATCCTTAATTATTGAAGGTGTGATTGAGGGACTTTGGGATCTGAAAAATCCAGAGGATGTGAATTCAGATGTTGTTACCGCATATGTAGAAAGTAAAGAGGATAATCAAGGATCTGATTTCTTTGATCAATTAATTACTCCACGGCGTCGTAATTTTGGCTTAGGATTTAATGCTGGTTCATGGCTTTACATGGGAGATTACAGTCATACCGAAATGGAGGCAGCAGGAGGTGTTTCTTTATTATACGATACGCAATCAGCATTGCAGTTTGGACTTAACTTTAGTAGAGGAGATTTAGCTACAACTGAAAGTTTCCAGAGAACTTATAATTCCTTAGATGTAACCGCGAAGTATCGTTTGCTTCCTTATAAGGATTGGACGCCTTATATAGAAGGTGGATTAGGAGTATTTTCTCAGCAGGAAAAATCGGCATACACTATCGATCTATCCAATTCTATCTATACTCAAGCGTTGTATGGGGCAGGTGTCGAGTTTTTATTTAATGATCGATTGGGTTTGAATCTCTCAATAATAAATCATTACATTTTTAATGATAAAATTGATGGTTTGAAACAAGGAAATTATAATGATTATTTCTGGGAAGGTAAAATTGGATTGAATTTCTACTTTGATAAAATTTGGGATACAAGTAAGAAGAAAAAGAATAGAAAAGAAAAAATACGAAAAAAACAGAAAGAAAAACCTATATCTACTGAATAA
- a CDS encoding PorP/SprF family type IX secretion system membrane protein: MIKWRFIHIICCLFLASLAKGQDVEFSQFYANRLYLNPAFAGSEYVPVLSMSYRNQWPQNNRPFVTYTASYDQFVDFMRGGLGVLILQDNQGQGAIKTTMASGIYSYSLDVNRNLSINIGLKATYIQRKLEWESFVFSDMIDPLYGVIYPTREIQPNELSKSYWDFSTGFIVNYKSLYFGGVVDHMSEPNEAFKSNENVAILPRKYTIHAGASIPLGYSRGLMKSNYTISPNVLYQKQQDFEQINYGMYFYRNNWVLGGWMRHNLSFDFDAFILLLGFQTDRFRIGYSYDYVISNLVKTNSGAHEISLSYLLGKAKSSCSGTHFLRRKRRIRAIKCPKF; the protein is encoded by the coding sequence ATGATAAAATGGAGATTTATTCATATCATCTGTTGTTTGTTTTTAGCTTCATTAGCTAAAGGGCAGGATGTGGAGTTTTCTCAGTTTTACGCGAATAGATTATATTTAAATCCTGCATTTGCTGGATCTGAATATGTGCCCGTACTAAGTATGTCTTATCGAAATCAATGGCCACAAAACAATCGGCCTTTTGTTACTTATACGGCTTCGTATGATCAGTTTGTTGATTTCATGAGAGGAGGTCTTGGTGTTTTAATTCTTCAAGATAATCAAGGACAGGGAGCAATTAAAACAACAATGGCATCTGGGATATATTCTTATTCGCTAGATGTCAATAGAAATTTATCAATTAATATTGGTTTAAAAGCAACCTATATTCAAAGAAAATTGGAGTGGGAATCATTTGTTTTCTCCGATATGATAGATCCATTGTATGGTGTAATTTATCCGACTAGAGAAATACAACCTAATGAGTTGAGTAAATCTTATTGGGACTTTTCGACTGGGTTTATCGTAAATTACAAGAGTTTGTACTTTGGAGGTGTCGTTGATCACATGTCTGAGCCAAATGAAGCGTTTAAATCAAATGAGAACGTTGCCATATTGCCTCGTAAATATACGATTCATGCTGGAGCAAGTATTCCTCTTGGGTATTCCAGAGGTTTAATGAAAAGTAATTATACGATTTCACCTAACGTTCTTTATCAGAAGCAACAAGATTTTGAGCAAATCAACTATGGAATGTATTTTTATCGAAATAACTGGGTGCTTGGCGGATGGATGAGGCATAATCTATCTTTTGATTTTGATGCTTTTATACTTTTGTTGGGATTTCAGACGGATCGGTTTAGGATAGGGTATTCCTATGATTACGTAATCTCAAATTTAGTGAAGACAAATTCAGGTGCTCATGAAATTTCTTTAAGTTATTTGTTAGGAAAAGCAAAATCATCCTGCTCAGGAACGCATTTTTTGAGAAGAAAAAGAAGGATTAGAGCAATTAAATGTCCAAAATTTTAA
- a CDS encoding helix-turn-helix domain-containing protein, whose amino-acid sequence MKQDVQNDLVRIKDRLRILDDKKKKVAKIIGITDVYLSYILNGKRPLTTTVKSKLFDYLGLS is encoded by the coding sequence ATGAAGCAGGATGTTCAGAACGATTTGGTTAGAATTAAAGACAGACTTCGAATTCTTGATGATAAGAAAAAGAAAGTTGCCAAAATTATTGGTATTACCGATGTGTATTTGTCTTATATTCTAAATGGGAAACGACCTTTGACTACAACAGTTAAATCAAAACTCTTCGATTACTTAGGCCTAAGCTAA
- a CDS encoding gliding motility-associated C-terminal domain-containing protein, protein MKFLFRIVVFFTFFSPSVLFGQGQAGVWYFGENAGLDFNVDPAVALTNGSLDTEEGCSTVCNAQGDLLFYTDGITVYNKNHAVMANGNGLDGNSSATQSSIIVQQPGSTILYYIFTVDAHQNALRNGLNYSIVDLSMNGGLGAVTVKNTVLNGNEVCEKVTAVKHANGTDFWILMHLYDSRDFYAYQLSAAGVGTPTISTIGVRHNSDRRTAIGYMKTSPNGTKLAVAIYTQDRVELFDFNTNTGVVSNPIQLNNYTTPYGVEFSPSGEYLYVSSFSAGDLYQFNISSNNQSTINSSAQVIGSGTWLYGALQLAPDNRIYMAKTNTNGTTGSLNLDVINNPDVAGAGANFVADSKNLAGRRCQLGLPNFVTSIFTLEFAYQFDCVGDNTEFTITSDLANISSATWDFGDGNSTTSNTSPFTVNHVYSSANTYSVNLEVNLISGGTDNVTQAITIRDLPVANDQTVTVWEDAAGTGIASGVDLTINETAVNGQAGTTYIWYSDASLTTLIGTPTNVSVTNGQQFWVEVNDGFCSNAAVVTYTVNALPMAVDQNIILCEDNYNSGVVSNVDLTLLEPAITSNNGFVVTWFHDLALTQPVNSPNNRIVSNGENFYAQVSTGTQTSVATVNYTIESLPEGNSVSVQMWEDSFGSGSASGVDLTAYNTQVAGANNIVWYQDAAFTIPIANPTNMLVNDQDIFYGFIDNGVCLNQGSIQFTVRSSPIANDLSIEVCEDTFGSGTATNVDLSLLNAAVNGGTPSTVDWYNDSGLTNAVVNPSNVTVSNGQLFYTLVQSGGETNSSIVDYTVNALPIANNQSIVEFEDVPGSMISLGVDLTFYNNTILGGAFNTLDWYLDAALTNLVTDPTNHDVTDGDVYYVLVSNGSCVNVAIVDFSVVNTPIARNVFPVICEDTEGSGSANIDLTLLENQINEGNGDTFAWFTDWPTEPNGLPINAVPDPTNVIVNDSDRFFAAVSDAINTNVGIVEYSVNSLPNASDQTTDVWEDSFGTGTATGINLLAYNSLISSTAGATIFWYSDIASTLPVVTPGNLSVVTGSIFYAMIDDGNCQNQATLTFNVRNLPEANNLQIQLCEEVMGSSSIASYDLSQLETAVNNDPGTLKEWFFDVGLTLAVPSPMSTTVSDGDSFYVRVSFGTESNVGQVDFTINALPNVQNYQVTLCEDIFNTLQVQGEDLAFYEPNITTLTTGSLIWYSDPAYSNPVINTGNVLVSNGDIFYVRVWDGTCENFAELSFDIVALPQTTTVNEMFCEDTFGSGIATGVNLTDYNLQVSNDPNAAIQWFEDDQLIIPVSDPLNVTVSNQSSYYVLAVNANACENSGRLNFILNPLPEAIDLSLGLCEDVSGEGEVKNYNLSNLNNQVSTDPSVTVSWFEDVDLLVPIANPLNHTILSSSSVYAKIENGCSNAAIVDFTINEKPIFDLGQDTTIFYTETKILTPSIDIKFLPGTYIWQDGSTASTFTVVEEGKYALEYTDLNSCVGTDSIMVYMDRYRIFVPNAFTPDGNGVNDTFGPSITGDITGEDVEMFIYNRWGELIYQFTDLGQGWDGTYKGKIASTGVYVWVLIINGKARQDGNVSLIR, encoded by the coding sequence ATGAAATTTCTCTTTCGCATAGTTGTCTTTTTTACATTTTTCTCTCCTTCCGTTTTGTTTGGTCAGGGACAGGCAGGAGTTTGGTATTTTGGCGAAAATGCTGGATTAGATTTTAATGTTGATCCTGCAGTTGCCTTAACGAATGGAAGTTTGGATACTGAAGAGGGATGTTCAACAGTATGCAATGCACAAGGAGATTTATTGTTTTATACAGATGGCATTACAGTATATAATAAGAACCATGCTGTAATGGCAAATGGGAATGGATTAGATGGCAATTCTTCCGCAACACAGTCTTCAATCATAGTTCAACAACCTGGAAGTACTATTCTTTATTATATTTTCACAGTAGATGCGCACCAAAATGCATTACGAAATGGTTTAAATTATTCCATTGTCGATTTGTCAATGAATGGTGGATTGGGAGCAGTAACGGTTAAAAATACTGTTTTAAATGGTAATGAGGTTTGTGAAAAAGTTACAGCAGTTAAGCATGCTAACGGAACTGATTTTTGGATTTTAATGCATTTGTATGATAGTCGGGATTTTTATGCTTATCAACTAAGTGCAGCTGGAGTTGGAACTCCTACGATTAGTACAATTGGGGTAAGGCATAACAGCGATAGAAGAACAGCAATTGGTTATATGAAAACCTCTCCGAATGGGACAAAATTGGCAGTCGCTATTTATACTCAAGACCGAGTTGAGCTTTTTGATTTCAATACCAATACTGGAGTGGTGTCGAATCCAATTCAATTAAATAATTACACTACGCCTTATGGTGTTGAATTTTCACCCTCTGGAGAATACTTATATGTAAGTTCCTTTTCGGCTGGAGACTTATATCAATTCAATATTTCTTCAAATAATCAGTCTACAATTAATAGTTCAGCTCAAGTCATTGGAAGTGGTACTTGGTTGTATGGAGCTTTGCAATTAGCCCCAGATAATCGAATCTATATGGCTAAAACGAATACAAATGGCACCACAGGCAGTCTAAATTTAGATGTGATTAACAATCCTGATGTTGCAGGTGCAGGAGCCAATTTTGTTGCTGATTCAAAGAACTTAGCTGGAAGGAGATGCCAATTAGGATTGCCTAATTTTGTTACTAGCATATTTACCCTAGAGTTTGCCTATCAATTTGATTGTGTTGGTGACAATACTGAGTTCACAATAACTTCTGATTTAGCGAATATAAGTAGCGCTACATGGGATTTCGGAGATGGAAATAGTACCACCTCAAATACAAGTCCATTTACTGTGAATCATGTGTATTCGAGTGCGAACACCTACAGTGTTAATTTAGAGGTAAATTTAATTTCTGGAGGAACAGATAATGTGACTCAAGCAATAACAATTCGGGATTTACCTGTTGCAAACGATCAAACCGTAACCGTTTGGGAAGATGCTGCAGGAACTGGAATAGCGAGTGGTGTAGATCTTACAATTAATGAAACTGCTGTGAATGGACAAGCTGGAACAACTTACATCTGGTATTCTGATGCAAGTCTCACAACTTTAATTGGTACGCCAACAAATGTAAGTGTTACCAATGGACAGCAGTTTTGGGTTGAAGTAAATGATGGATTTTGTTCTAATGCTGCAGTTGTTACCTATACCGTAAACGCTCTGCCGATGGCTGTGGATCAAAACATTATATTGTGTGAAGATAATTACAATTCTGGAGTTGTTTCTAACGTAGATTTAACCTTATTAGAGCCTGCTATTACTAGCAATAATGGCTTTGTGGTAACGTGGTTTCATGATTTGGCTTTAACTCAACCGGTGAATAGTCCTAATAATAGAATTGTTTCTAATGGAGAGAATTTTTATGCTCAAGTTTCTACAGGCACTCAAACTAGTGTTGCAACAGTAAATTACACGATTGAATCTTTGCCTGAGGGCAATAGTGTGTCCGTGCAAATGTGGGAAGATAGTTTTGGGTCCGGTAGTGCATCGGGAGTCGATTTAACTGCCTATAATACGCAAGTAGCGGGAGCTAATAATATTGTTTGGTATCAAGATGCAGCTTTTACGATTCCAATTGCCAATCCAACAAATATGCTTGTTAATGACCAAGATATCTTTTATGGTTTTATAGATAATGGGGTATGCTTGAATCAAGGTAGTATTCAATTTACAGTTCGATCGTCACCTATAGCCAATGATCTATCCATTGAAGTTTGTGAAGATACATTTGGAAGTGGAACTGCTACGAATGTTGATTTGTCATTACTAAATGCAGCAGTAAATGGAGGAACACCAAGTACGGTCGATTGGTATAATGATTCTGGACTAACAAATGCAGTTGTCAACCCTTCTAATGTAACGGTCAGTAACGGACAATTATTTTACACCTTAGTGCAAAGTGGAGGCGAAACCAATAGTTCGATAGTAGATTATACCGTAAATGCATTACCTATTGCAAATAATCAATCCATTGTCGAATTTGAAGATGTTCCAGGCTCAATGATATCACTTGGAGTTGATCTAACTTTTTACAATAATACTATTCTAGGCGGTGCATTTAATACTCTTGATTGGTATTTGGACGCAGCTTTAACAAATTTGGTTACTGATCCAACTAATCATGATGTTACTGATGGTGATGTTTATTACGTTTTAGTTTCGAATGGTTCCTGTGTTAATGTGGCAATAGTAGACTTTTCAGTTGTTAATACGCCAATTGCACGTAATGTTTTTCCTGTAATATGTGAAGATACGGAAGGTTCTGGTAGTGCTAATATCGATTTAACCTTATTGGAAAATCAGATAAATGAAGGTAATGGAGATACCTTCGCTTGGTTTACAGATTGGCCAACAGAACCTAATGGTTTACCTATTAATGCTGTTCCAGATCCTACAAACGTAATTGTTAATGATAGTGATCGATTTTTTGCAGCAGTTAGCGATGCTATTAATACAAACGTAGGAATAGTAGAATACTCTGTCAATTCACTTCCGAATGCAAGTGATCAAACAACGGATGTTTGGGAAGATAGCTTTGGAACAGGAACTGCAACAGGAATTAATTTACTTGCATATAATTCTTTAATTAGTAGTACTGCAGGAGCTACGATTTTTTGGTATTCCGATATCGCTTCAACATTACCCGTTGTAACACCTGGAAACCTTAGTGTTGTAACTGGTTCAATATTTTATGCGATGATTGATGATGGGAATTGCCAGAATCAAGCAACTTTAACTTTTAATGTGAGAAATTTACCTGAAGCTAATAACTTGCAAATTCAGTTGTGCGAAGAAGTGATGGGAAGTAGTTCAATTGCAAGTTATGATCTTTCGCAGTTAGAGACAGCAGTTAATAATGATCCAGGTACTTTAAAGGAATGGTTTTTTGATGTGGGATTGACCTTAGCTGTGCCATCACCAATGAGTACAACAGTGTCTGATGGTGATAGCTTTTATGTTCGAGTGAGTTTCGGTACAGAATCAAATGTTGGGCAGGTCGACTTTACAATTAATGCGTTGCCTAATGTTCAAAATTATCAGGTTACACTTTGTGAAGACATATTTAACACTTTACAAGTCCAAGGGGAAGATTTAGCTTTTTATGAACCTAATATTACAACCTTAACAACGGGTTCTTTAATTTGGTATTCCGATCCAGCTTATTCAAATCCAGTTATAAACACAGGAAATGTTTTGGTTTCAAATGGGGATATTTTTTATGTCCGTGTTTGGGATGGAACATGTGAAAATTTTGCAGAATTATCATTTGATATTGTGGCTTTACCGCAAACTACAACGGTGAATGAGATGTTTTGTGAAGATACTTTCGGTTCTGGAATTGCAACGGGAGTTAATTTAACCGACTATAACTTGCAAGTTAGTAATGATCCAAATGCTGCCATTCAATGGTTTGAAGATGATCAGTTGATTATTCCTGTTTCTGATCCGCTAAATGTGACTGTTTCAAATCAGAGTTCCTATTATGTGTTGGCGGTTAATGCGAACGCATGTGAAAATTCTGGGCGATTGAATTTTATTCTTAACCCACTTCCTGAAGCTATAGATTTAAGTTTAGGATTGTGTGAAGATGTATCTGGAGAAGGAGAAGTGAAAAATTACAATTTGTCTAATTTGAATAATCAAGTTTCTACGGATCCATCAGTTACAGTAAGTTGGTTCGAGGATGTTGATTTGTTAGTACCAATTGCAAATCCTTTAAACCATACCATTTTATCAAGTAGTAGTGTTTATGCTAAAATCGAAAATGGATGTTCAAATGCAGCAATAGTAGATTTTACGATTAATGAGAAGCCTATTTTTGATTTAGGACAGGATACGACAATTTTTTATACTGAAACAAAAATTTTAACTCCATCAATTGATATCAAGTTTTTACCTGGAACGTACATATGGCAAGATGGATCAACAGCTTCAACTTTTACTGTTGTAGAAGAAGGGAAATATGCGCTAGAGTATACTGATTTAAACTCTTGTGTTGGAACTGATTCCATAATGGTTTACATGGACCGATATCGAATTTTTGTGCCCAATGCTTTTACTCCCGATGGAAATGGAGTAAATGATACATTTGGACCTTCAATAACCGGCGATATTACTGGTGAAGATGTTGAGATGTTTATATACAACCGTTGGGGAGAGTTAATTTATCAATTTACAGATTTAGGTCAGGGATGGGATGGAACTTACAAAGGAAAAATAGCTAGCACAGGAGTTTATGTGTGGGTTTTAATTATAAATGGTAAAGCACGCCAAGATGGCAATGTTTCTTTAATTCGATAA
- a CDS encoding CsgE family curli-type amyloid fiber assembly protein: MFFSSISDAKGQEKKNVNDSIRTLKILKKTLNEIIEKNKMAEDPNFDMEIDGLIMDETMTKVGRDFYDMFFSVWIAPEKVKNYTVTIKEMVMPGIATEISVLVNESLVFKQKVQPRYDVLEQMTKYANQRVVQYLNNYEKMKAQLGGDDQEGSGIF; encoded by the coding sequence ATGTTTTTTTCATCGATTTCTGATGCAAAAGGGCAGGAGAAAAAAAATGTCAATGATTCAATTCGAACACTAAAAATTTTAAAGAAAACATTAAATGAAATTATAGAAAAAAACAAAATGGCTGAAGATCCAAATTTCGATATGGAAATTGATGGATTAATTATGGATGAAACCATGACAAAGGTAGGCCGAGATTTTTATGATATGTTTTTCTCAGTGTGGATTGCTCCTGAGAAAGTAAAGAACTATACCGTTACAATAAAAGAAATGGTAATGCCTGGTATAGCTACAGAAATTAGTGTTCTCGTAAATGAATCATTGGTATTTAAGCAAAAAGTTCAACCAAGGTATGATGTCTTGGAGCAAATGACAAAATATGCGAACCAACGAGTTGTTCAATATTTAAATAACTACGAAAAAATGAAAGCCCAGCTTGGTGGTGATGATCAGGAGGGGTCAGGAATATTTTAA
- a CDS encoding curli production assembly/transport component CsgF: MNILKVSLVMFFLSLIMSVDGIAQDFVYTPINSSFGGNTYNYNWLLNSATQQNRIEDPNSDDALNQDPLDDFQSNLNRQILNQLSSKLVNSIFGDNNELETGSYNLGNYSVDIFEDGSGVTVNVKDISTGNFTNVVIPSY, encoded by the coding sequence ATGAATATATTAAAAGTAAGCTTAGTAATGTTTTTCTTGAGTTTGATAATGTCGGTTGATGGTATAGCTCAAGATTTTGTTTATACACCTATAAATTCAAGTTTTGGGGGAAATACATATAACTATAATTGGTTGTTGAATTCTGCAACACAGCAAAATAGAATTGAAGACCCAAATTCTGATGATGCATTGAATCAAGATCCATTGGATGATTTTCAGTCCAATTTGAATAGACAAATATTGAATCAATTATCAAGTAAACTAGTTAATTCAATATTTGGAGATAATAATGAATTGGAAACAGGTTCGTATAACTTAGGGAATTATTCTGTTGATATTTTTGAAGATGGAAGTGGGGTCACGGTTAACGTTAAGGATATATCCACCGGGAATTTCACTAACGTCGTCATTCCTAGTTATTAG